From a single Synergistaceae bacterium genomic region:
- a CDS encoding lecithin retinol acyltransferase family protein has translation YHLYSGEETITRARSKLGEGGYNLAFNNCEHFAVWCKTGIKDSSQVNRILDMITYLLS, from the coding sequence TTATCACTTATATTCAGGTGAAGAGACAATAACGCGCGCAAGGAGCAAACTCGGTGAAGGCGGCTATAACCTAGCATTCAACAATTGCGAACACTTTGCAGTCTGGTGCAAAACAGGCATAAAAGACTCCTCGCAGGTAAATAGAATCTTAGACATGATAACTTATCTACTAAGCTAA